The sequence below is a genomic window from Dictyostelium discoideum AX4 chromosome 5 chromosome, whole genome shotgun sequence.
atcaccatttttaaaattatatacacaatatataaataattttaataatgcatcatcaacattaatTGAATGTAAGAAAAGGGATTctaaaatcaatcaattctttttcaaaGATAATAGAGATAATGTACAATTGGGTAAGAGGGATTTCTTGGATTTACAAATTCAACCAGTACAAAGAATACCAAGATATAAATTATTGCTCTCTGAGTTGTTATCATGTACACCAACCGATCATAAAGATTATGAACTTGTAAAGAAAGCATTATCAGTCATTCAAGAACTTGCATTAAATATCAATGAAAGTAAAAGAACAGCTGAAGGTTTAGagaaaatcattttaattcaaaGTTGTTTAACCAAATTCATAGAATTAGTTAAACCACATCGTCGTCTAATTAAAGATggtccattattatttgaaagaaggggtaaattaaaagaacgttatttattcttatttaatgatagtttattattatgtaaaaaattaaataatattttatcaacATCTGATcataattcaatttcttcatcaagtagtggtggtagtagtggtagtaataataataataataataataatagtaatagtaataatagtgtaAACTCATTTTCAAGTATAATTAgtggtaattttaattcagaAATTAGATTCTTACCAATTAGTTTTATGGATATGAATAATGTTATAGTATTACCAACTCAAGATCCAGAGTATCAACATGGTTTTGCTATACTTGGTAATGAACATCTTTATTTCTATTCAAAGAATGCAATTGAACAGCATGAATGGTTATTGATTCTAAAAGAAATCTCAAAAGAATTGGATcagaatttaaattcactTAGAAAAGAAACCTCTGAATTGGATCTAAAAGATTCAATGTTAAATCCATTAGTAAAACAACATGATAGCAATAGagattctttattattagcTACTTCAATTACAAATCCAAAAAgacaatcaaaaattttattagaacaacaacaacaacaaattaataGTCAACCAAGAGTAGTTGAAAGATATAGTGGTAGTAATTTAAGTAATAGTGGTGGCAGTAGCAGTccatcaccaccaataaACAgaagtaatggtaatggtaatggtggtagttataataattcaccaatAACACAATCTCAAATtttacaaccaccaccattatcttCTGTTCAAACTATAtcttcaccaccaccatttatCTTACCTCAACAACatcagcagcaacaacaacaacaacaacaaccaattacTGATTTAACAATTagagaattattattaatttatagtgaaattaatgaattacaAAAAGAAATGATTAATCCAAGTaatcaatttgaattattatttaatggacAATTGGGTCAAATTAATATGATTAGACAACAATATCCAAATGTTGAAatgatttataataaattaacacAAATTCTACATAGATTATCAACATTAAAGAATCAATCAAATTCATTActttcaaatcaaaatacACTTCAATCATTACAAAATGTAATTGTTCAAGGTAAAGATCATATTGGAGCCTATAATGAATGGATTAAAAGAACTTATCCAATGGGTGCTTCTGATCCTTCCTCAACTCAACCTCGTTTCTtaactattaattttatgaaatggtataataatttacataCTGTTTGGGGtcaaattttagatttaaaacaacaattataataataatcaataataatatatttttaataaaatcttttttatttatttaacaaattatttatttacttgGTTTTTAGAATATTCGGacatctattattttttttattattttttatctttttataaCTTTTTATAACTTTTTACCTGCTCTTGATAAATAACGAGCTAATAATGGTACAGTGATTAAAGTGAGTGGAGTACGAACTACTGTTGAAATTTTTGTACAAGCAAATGCAACAGCAAATGCACCTAAACTTGGGTTAACAGCATTACGTGGAATATGTAAAAAGTCAAGTGCATTGTTGATATCAACACCTGATGAGAATAATACATAGAAACTACCCATTGTTGCGAAATAAATACCAAAATGAACTATTAATGCCAATTTACCATATTTGCTAAacatatatttaattttttcacctgtacttaatttttttaatttctctttttcatcaataccatcatcatcatcgtcgtTGTCTTTTTTAttctctttttcattttttttttcattatctttttcattatctttttcttgttttggtgaatttggtaaatttgatgatgatgagaaTTTTCTAATATTTGATACTATtggtaaaattgaattatttgaaaataatgatatattattattatttaatttattatttttattaataccaatacttgtattaaataaagatttgttattattattttcatagcACAATggtgtaataattttattactattattattattataatttaatggtttatttgaaaaatttctatataaataatttgttttaacaAAAGTGTTAAATGttctaattgattttaacatttttttttatttttatttttttatttttcaaaatgaaTAACAACAAACgggttaataataaaaataataaaaagatatgaaaaaaatgaaaaaaaaaaaaatttttattttaaaaaaaataaaaaaaaaaaaattaaaaataaaaaaaaattaaagtaaaataaaaaatctcaATTTCGGAATGATTGCGTTttgaaattcaattaaaaaaaaaaaaaagaaattaggtCATTAAAATTCTCTtaaccaaattttaattattattaatatttttattattattgttataaaaaaattatgaattttttccaaaaataaaataaataaaaaataaaatacatatctttaatttacaattatttaaacattttttatttttttgtttattatttatttttttatttttattgttgtaattaaaattattttaaaaataattcaaatttgcccactttttgtaatttagtatattttttattggaattcatataaaattaatatgaacGATTTTtgcaataattaaaatatttaattttttttttatttatttaaatttatttttatttattattttttaaatatataatattttaactttatatagttataataaattgaaaaattattttttaaaaagtaaggACATAATGTTGTACAATTTGtttcaattacaattttataaaGTGAAGGATGATCTTGAATGGTTAAAAGTAGGGATTGAATATGATCTTGAGTTATATCATTTGAAGTTAAAAGTGTTAATGTTTTCAAagttgtatttgttgaaagggaatttaaaatttgagaAAATTCTTGTTTACCAATTGAAGcctttaaattttcaattgaaccaTTTCTATCATTTGTTAAGAGTCTAGAGATAAAAGTATTTACAAACAATCTATTATCATTCAACAATaccaatttctttaaatttcttGATTTACCAgagatattattaattaaattgtcGATCTCTAAAAGTTGACAACATTTTAAATGAGCTTGATAATCCAAAGTCAATGAGGTTAATCGATTATTTTCACTTATAAAACTTGTGAAAACTGGTGTATTAATTctcaacttttttaaatttactttCTCTTGAAATAAAAACTCTATAAACTCCCTATTGAATACCCTTGACATATCATCCGATATGAAATCAATTGACAAAGTTTCCAAGGTTTTCTCTTCTTGTAAATACTTTTGAAATGaaccaatattaaatttctCTTGATCAACTACATTAAAGAAAactattgataatgataaataaagTGATCTTAATTTTGGTAACCTTGATAAACCTGAAAAAAATGCTTCACTTGAAATACtactaaataaatttgaatcatcaaatataataattaaatcctttaaattatttaatctatTATGATGTAATGAACAAACTAATTCTTGTAACATAAAAATTGATACTGATTCTAAatgtaatgattttaaatttgaaacatTTTTTGATGAAATATATGATCTAATACATGTTGTAGTTGGagttgttgatggtgatggtgatggtgctgatgatggtgttgttATTACTCCCGATCCCaatgatgacgatgacgaTGAGGATGATAATGTACATTTTTGAaatgttgatgataataattgtgGAATTGTAGTTGTTGACATTACAACaggtaatttaatttgaattttatcaGATCTACCACCATCTtcttctaaaaataataaagagaaTGATTCTAatcttaaattatttaaacatttatttaattgagaTAATGCCTTAAAACAACATTTTCCATTAAATTGCACTGAAACATTTTTAATGGTATCAAcacttgaaaataataatgctaAATCATTCTCTTCCATACTGTATCCATTATATtctaattcaattgattctaatGCTGAAAATAAACATCTAATAGCTGATACTATATTAAAAGATGAATTGGTGGATGTAGTAGTAGTACTTGCAACagcagtagtagtagtagaattattattatcatatgaTTGTTGTGATAATAAAGGTATtctaaataatcttttaaaatcatttgttgagatttgaattttctttGGTGAAAATCTAAACAATgtgaatttatttaatttatagtgataaaatatatttatatctttttctaAAGTCATTGTTTCTTCTGATCTtgttaaatctaaattttcaCTACAATACATTGATATGAAATAATGGAATCTCCAAGACactaatgataatgaaattttccATCTTCTACAACTATATGTATCTCTCCAACAAAATCCAACTATTATCTTTTGTATTAAACAAttgtttaatatattttttatatttaaattatgtaattcttttgatgataattgacatttaaaattattattattattattattattattattattactgttattattattattttgtataTTAAAATCCATACTACTGCTGTCGCCTACATTGTTACAAATATTTAGAGATTGAATTTTtggttgatttaatttgatatttaaaatatatatatataattaaaaaaacaataataataataataataaaaagaatttattattattttttattgtttttttgtttttattttattttattttattttattttgtttattatttattatttctttttttgtaaattttttttttttgacagaattattattattattaatattattattgttctTGAGAAAATGGGAAAATgggaaattttaatttttttttattttttattttttatttaataactaaaaatatattaaaaaaaaaaataataataataaaataataataatttattattattattataattattaaaatatgacAGTATTGTATTACAAATATATGTGAAAATAagaaaggaaaaaaaaaaaaaaaaaaaaaaacaaaaaaaaaaaaaatttataaaataaaaaattcgaAACCCCTTCTGGAACCTGtttaaaaaccaatttttatttttatttttttaaattttaattttttttttttaagattttttcGAGACtataaaaaaccaattgtttttgttttaaatcacCAATCCCATTTATTTATgggaataatttttaatttttatttccagaattaaaaataataatattaaatttacatttCGTATTTGAAAAATGCAAATTAactcattattattattatttttctattttatttttatttttttgcaAATTGTTTAAGATCAATTTGGATTTTCTTTCTCGAATATTCATTTTCTCaaatataaaacaataaaaaaaaaaaaataataaaaattaaaaaaaaaaataaaaaaaaaaataaaaaataatgtgatgattttaaatcaaaccagatttttttttttttacttcaGAAGAAAGTTCTGAATTTAAAACCTAATTTTAGTATTTTCcctaaaaagaaaatttaatattattttaatttaacaaaCCACCttctctaaaaaaaaaaaaaaaaaaaaaaaaaaaaaagaaaaaaacctTCAAATTCTGAATTGTTCTGGCACTGTTTTGGAACCAATTgattatttccttttttttattttatttataaattaaaatcatttttatatattttaatatttcctTATTATACAACactactttttattttaaatatttttttttttttaatatttcccAAATTTTGAtagcctttttttttttttttttttttttgattgttttgaaaattttttttttttttttttttttttttttttttatttccccTTTTATGTGCCTtgtgtttttcttttaaccTGATTGGGATAacgcctttttttttttttttttttttaatttaaaattaaattaatatttttaattttttaatttttttctaagTTTTTCTTCCCACACGCAATTAcaattgtgtttttttttttattttttttttaatttttttttaattttttttttttttttttattttttttttattttttttttattttttttttattttttaattttttttttttttttttggtttttttttttatattttttttatattaataaaaaacttaaatgtttatttaataaataagatatttctttttatgcATTCAACACTAATATCATAGTGctcaaaatcaaaaccaataaaacttaaataaata
It includes:
- the gxcHH gene encoding IQ calmodulin-binding domain-containing protein (pleckstrin homology (PH) domain-containing protein) — its product is MIQPSDNDKNKKNDKKNEKLKEKEKEKEKDKKSKPIKKKDFVISAPTNFRSFDDPVPIQQQPQPQQEQEQEQEQEQQQQQQQQQQQQQQQQQQQQQQQQQQQQQQQQQPPPLPNKSNCKLLPNNNNIDNDENDDNEKIYFKVSKELLEDVKKWENKKQEYSKSIDSLLLKKQEQLNQIFRDYLLEMRPILDKHFANSDEMMVDEKLKKEILENEEQRIQQVQQKLFGSKNASILTIESKIRLKRREIDMHNKITLIQSVVRGWLAKRRYKKLRSNLQRRQLCLQEIVETERKYVESLSLMIRLFLVPLQTSKKDLLSPIEIQSIFANSSVIYGVHKELLDTLELSLKFNNGNGIGGINGYCNNNNNNNNSGGSSGDNCKSIAECFLSLSPFLKLYTQYINNFNNASSTLIECKKRDSKINQFFFKDNRDNVQLGKRDFLDLQIQPVQRIPRYKLLLSELLSCTPTDHKDYELVKKALSVIQELALNINESKRTAEGLEKIILIQSCLTKFIELVKPHRRLIKDGPLLFERRGKLKERYLFLFNDSLLLCKKLNNILSTSDHNSISSSSSGGSSGSNNNNNNNNSNSNNSVNSFSSIISGNFNSEIRFLPISFMDMNNVIVLPTQDPEYQHGFAILGNEHLYFYSKNAIEQHEWLLILKEISKELDQNLNSLRKETSELDLKDSMLNPLVKQHDSNRDSLLLATSITNPKRQSKILLEQQQQQINSQPRVVERYSGSNLSNSGGSSSPSPPINRSNGNGNGGSYNNSPITQSQILQPPPLSSVQTISSPPPFILPQQHQQQQQQQQQPITDLTIRELLLIYSEINELQKEMINPSNQFELLFNGQLGQINMIRQQYPNVEMIYNKLTQILHRLSTLKNQSNSLLSNQNTLQSLQNVIVQGKDHIGAYNEWIKRTYPMGASDPSSTQPRFLTINFMKWYNNLHTVWGQILDLKQQL